In Capsicum annuum cultivar UCD-10X-F1 chromosome 11, UCD10Xv1.1, whole genome shotgun sequence, one genomic interval encodes:
- the LOC124888944 gene encoding uncharacterized protein LOC124888944: MNPLEFYWSKVGEDQQLYLEEIRKITQEFQDVFLDKFFPLELRKAKVEEFINLRQGFMTVTKLMTHVHQIKSDQIKNRDRVRGNKTARYEQPIYGKNRSQGGNRPQLQSRLSMPAPSLSTAPALRGRCGRDHEGKWLWGQKSSYGCVQEAHDFRDCPHTRQGNRDVCPLAQTANAPAPVAYPTSTHSSSSSNIGGHCPNRFYALLSHQKLEDSSDVVTGMLCVFQFNVYPLLDPGSSFSYVAPLVAVKFEVSPEIVSEPILVSTPVD; encoded by the exons atgaatccgctagAGTTTTATTGGTCCAAGGTAGGTGAGGATCAGCAGTTGTATCTGGAGGAGATAAGGAAGATTACACAG gagttccaggatgtattcctggataaatTCTTTCCGCTAGAGCTCAGAAAGGCGAAAGTAGAGGAGTTCATCAACTTACGGCAAGGCTTCATGACTGTTACGAA ACTGATGACCCATGTCCATCAGATCAAATCAGATCAGATAAAAAATAGGGatagagtaagagggaataagacAGCCAGATATGAGCAACCTATTTATGGTAAGAACAGATCGCAAGGAGGGAATCGCCCTCAGTTACAGAGCCGcttatctatgccagcaccatcattaTCTACAGCTCCAGCACTTAGAGGTAG GTGTGGTAGGGACCACGAGGGTAAGTGGTTATGGGGTCAGAAGAGCAGTTATGGATGTGTCCAAGAGGCCCACGattttagagattgtcctcatacTAGACAGGGGAACCGTGATGTTTGTCCCCTGGCTCAGACTGCTAATGCTCCAGCTCCTGTAGCTTATCCAACTTCTACTCATAGTTCTTCTTCCAGCAATATTGGTGGTCATTGCCCGAACAGATTCTATGCTTTGCTTTCACATCAGAAGCTGGAGGACTCctccgatgttgttactggtatgctttgtgtgtTTCAATTTAATGTTTATCCATTGTTGGACCCTGgatctagtttttcatatgtgGCACCTCTAGTTGCTGTAAAATTTGAAGTGAGTCCCGAGATTGTctctgagcctatcctagtttctacccctgtGGATTAG